The Balaenoptera musculus isolate JJ_BM4_2016_0621 chromosome 6, mBalMus1.pri.v3, whole genome shotgun sequence nucleotide sequence AGGCTGTCGGGGAGCAGGGGTGTGCCCCCCTCGTCCATCGTGACATTCTGCCCAGGCGGCCCTGAAACCCATGCATGGTCCCCTTAGCCGCCAGTTGGACCAGGGAGAACACCAGCCCCCAGGCCCAAGGAGAGGCGCAGGGGCCTGGGGCTGAGCTGAGGCAGCCCACCAACTGCCCCGCTGGGAATTCCATTGGACTAAGCATGTGCGGAGAACCCCCCTGGCCAAGGATCCAAGAGCTTCATCAAGCCTCCTGGACAGCCATGCTCCTCGGACCCCACACTCCTGAGGGTCCCCCCCCGGAAAGGCCAAGTGATCCCCGGAACAGGCAGCTTCCCGGCCTGGTCCAGCCTGAGGTGGAGCTGGCGGCGGGCCCTGAGACCCCAGACCCACCCTCACCCCAAAAGGCCCCCTCCTCAGGACAGGCCTTCTGGGTGGGGCCctctgaccccccccccccccacaggaTCCCAGGGAGTCATCTGGCTGGCAGGGCTGGTGACCGCTCGGAGGCCGAGAAACGAAGGGTCggtgaagcctgtgcaccctgcCTCTCTGACCTTGCTGCCCCAGGCTTCGGAGCTGTCAACATGGGACAGAGATCCTTCTCAGGAGAGACTTGGGGCCGGCGGGACGAGGGCCAGCCCGCCCGCCCCAGACGCCGCCAGGGACACCAGCCggccctggcctctgccctctggcCTAGGGGAGCCCTGCCAGGTGGGCGACGAGCCAGTGCGGCCACTGCCGGGTGAGctggggccgggggccggggggccGGGCCGGGGATCGGGGCGGGGTGACGACGCTCCCCGGGGCCAGGGCGCTGGGGTCCGGGCCGGGGTTCGGACATGGCTGGTGTCGACGCTCCCCGGGCCGGGCGCACTCACCGCGGCCGCCTCCGCCCGGCTGCGCTGCCCCCGCCCCGGCGTCAGGCCTCTGCCCGCTGACCCGCTTCCGCCCTCCGTCGCCGCTCCGGCCGCCGCGTCTCTATGACCGAGGCCGCCAGGCCAACGCCACGAGCCCCGAGGCATCGATGGCCGTCGAGGGCCGAGCCCGGCAGCCCGCGTTGGCTGTTAGTGCGCCTGCGCCTCAGTCCCCGCGGCCCGGGCGGTACTTCTTTGTGCGCCTGTGTTTGCTCGGTCTCTCCAGAAACAGCGCCCCTGGCGGCCGGGAGGGGCGGCGGCCGAGCGCCGTGGGTCGTGGGCGGGGCTGCGGGCGAGGCTCGAGATCTCCGGTTCGAGACTTGGCTCCGGCGCTTCCCAGTGTCGGGCGCAAGTGTTCTTCGCTGTGGGGATAAGACTAGTTCGTACCTCAAGGAGCTGTTGGCAGCTTAAGGGAGATGAATGTGCAAAGGGATGAGCACCAGCCACACTGGGAGTCACGTGGGGGCTTGTGGGCAAGAAGCCAGAGGTCAACTCGGACTTTGTACACAGGACATGGCGACAGGGCCCTGCCGAGAAGTGCAGGGTCGAGGTCAGATGTCCAGGGTGAGGCTGAGTTCGtgaggaggctggggcaggggccggggccggggccgggggtgggggtgggggggcggtccGTTGGCTTGGCCCAGGGCCGGGGAGGTGGGAGGATGGACACAGACAGCACTGGACAGCGGACTCCGACCCGGGACTTGACCATCCTGCCCTGCGCCTCCCCCAGGCCTGTCACTGTCGCTGCCGTCGCCATGCTGACCCCCAGGACGGCATCCCTCTTGACTCTGCTCCTGGCCGTCGGCTCCTTGGGTCAGAGGGCTCAGAGACCCCCTCGGCCCCCGTCCCCCATCAGCACCATCCAGCCCAAGGCCAACTTTGACACTCAGCAGGTAGACTTGGAGGAGCTGGAGCAGGGGCTCGCCCAGCTTGGCAGCCCCCGTCCCCGCATGCCCTCACGTGGCCTGTTCCCAGTTTTCAGGGACCTGGTTCCTTGTGGCCGTGGCCTCCTCGTGCCGCTCCCTGCAGGAGCAGGGCCACCGGGCTGAGGCCACCACACTGCATGTGACTCCTCAGGGTGCAGCCATGGCTGTCAGCACCTTCCGAAAGCTGTGAGTCCCGGCACggagccccgcccccacccagccccccgactcccaccccagcccccagccctacCCCTGCTGCGGCCTGCGTCCCTGCGACCAGTGTCCCGGGAGGCCCCACCCAGTTTGGGGTCCCCAAGCCTGCTGTGCCTCCTCCCACCCCGAACCCCCAGGGATGGGATCTGCTGGCAGGTGCGGCAGCTCTACGGTGACACGGGGCTCCCAGGTCGCTTCCTGCTCCAAGGTGAGGCGCGGGCCACTGGGACAAgggtgcagggctggggctgaggctgaCCGCCCACCTGGCTCTGCCCAGCCCGAGGCGCCCGAGGGGCGGTGGACGTGGTCGTTGGGGAGACGGACTACCGGGGCTTCGCCATCGTGTACCTGGAGCGGGCGCGGCAGCTGTCGGTGAAGCTGTACGGTACGTCCCCGCGGGACCGGGTCTGCACACCCGCAGGGCCGTCTGGGTGGGCCCGATGGGCACATggaccctcccctccctttcccctgccCTTGCCGTTAGGCCCAGatgtggggacagagaggagaccagtggggggtgggcaggggtcagATCGCAGCCCCCGGCACACAGCCCAGCTCCCAGAGCGCCCTGCCCGCCCAGCCCGCACCCACCCAGCGGGCGCCCAGGAGCCCTGTGTGTCCCGCACGCAGCCCGCTCGCTCCCCGTGAGCGAATCATTCCTGAGTGTGTTTGAGCAGCGGGTCCAGGGTGCCAACCTGACCGAGGACCACATCCTGTTCTTCCCCAAGTATGGTGAGTGTCCCTGCGTCTCCCCGCGGTCCACCTCGCCCTCCCCCGTGCCCCATCCCTGCCACCCCTgaccccggccccggcccccagGTTTCTGCGAGGCCGCGGACCAGTTTCACGTCCTGGACGGTGAGCGGGCAGCGCCGGCGGGGTGGTGTGGCAGGGGGCTGGCCGCCCGCGGCTCCCTCCTGCTTGAGTCTCGTCTGTGCTGCAGAAGCGAAGAGGTGAGGCCGGCGGCAGCCCTGCACCGAGAAGCAGCCAAGGCCCTGGAGGTGGCGGCAACCGCCGCCCCCCTTGCTGAGTGGGGACTCTCTCCCGTCCGCCCCCGAAGCTGCGCCTCACCCCCAGGAGCTCGGGGCGCTGCCTTCATTAAACGCTGTCAGTCTCAGCCCCTGACTTCTTCCTTTCCACGCTGGACCCGGCCGGGGTCTCTGCCCACCCGTCATCTCACGGACACATGGGGCTGCTTCCCGGGTGGGCCAGGAGGGCATCGGCTTGTCTCCTGGTGAAGAGCCCTccccaggggggtgggggtggggagtggctcCTTCTCAAGGCCTAGAGTGCCCAGACTCCCCGACCCCAGTGTCCCCTCCTCTGGCCATCGCGCTGTGGTCACCCTTGTCTTTCCTGCTCCCTGACTCTGTGCACGCCTGCCCTGCTGGCCTCGCTGGGCTGCCCCGGGTGGGCCCAGGACCTGAACTCGCCTTGTCCAGACACGTTGGCCTTTCCTAGAGGGATGCGGAACCCGCCCCTCAGGTCCTTTTTGTCGCCTGCTGACCACTGAGCGCcctcctgggaggcaggggcccAGAGTCCCAGGGGGCCCTGTGGCCAAGGCAGGACAGGCCCTTGGGGAGGGTAGGCAGTTTCAAGGGAACGGGCAGGGAGGCTCCACTCCAGTTCCTGGGTGGTGCCTGGGTCTGGGGGGAGCTGGCATCTGTCTTAGGAGGATGGGAGGCTGGGCTGCGCCTCAGCTACCCCAGGGGCTGGCAGGGCCAGACAGGGCACAAGATTGGCCCGCGATCGGGACTGACCACCCCGGCGCTGAGTCCACTCCTGGCATCGGGCATCGGGTGCCCCTGAGGGGAGATCATGTGGGTGGGCGGCCAGGGGGCACAAAGAGAGGTGGGGGGTCTGTACCCCAATCTGGGGGAAGCAGGCCTGCCAGTATTGGGGTGAGCACGGGGGCCCTGGGTGCAGAGGGAGGGACCCCTGGACAGACGGGGTTGCCCCCAGGAGCCCACACCCAGTGTCAGCCCAAGGTCACCAGCCATGAGGGCCCACAAGATGATCTCTGGCGTATAGAGAAGACCTTTCTGGAACGTGGGAGCTccgaggcccagggagaggcaggCGGGGACTGGAAACGGTGTCCTTGCCCCCCCCAGCCGCTGCCTGGAGGGGCCCTTCCGAGTGACTGTGGACCGTTGGGAGGGGGTCAAGTGCTGGGACAGGGCCAGCCCCCTGCAGACTGCACGTCCCTTCCACACACCAATGTCCCTGCCAACCCGCCCATCCCTCGCCAAGGGTCCCCCGACAGTGGAAGAAATGCCAGAGAGAAAATCCGCGGTTGTAAACATTTGATGCCCGAGAAACAGAGACCAAAGTGCGCGAGTACAGAGCAAATCACTCTGGGATCCAGCTGTCCTTCCGTCCCTCCAGCCAGGGTCTGCCCGGGGCTCCCACCGGCAGGGACAGCTGCTGGGGGCGGTAGGGAGGGAAGTGCTCCCGCCCGCGGTGCCAGGGTCCACGTGGGCTCAGCTCCGGCCTCTGCCCACGAGAGCTCGCCTGTCCAGACCCGTCCTGTTAAACAGCTGAGGACTTCGGCCAATTCCCACAGCGCTGGAGACGTGGGAGGCTGCTGCCCCCCACGCACGCCCACCCCGCTCCCCATGGGAGGCTGGCGCTCTGTCCCGTcgccccaccccactccctccctcaccccgcaCCCGCCCCTGCTGGGCGAGAGCCACGCCAGTCAGCGCCGTCCCCGGGGCGTTGTGGACGCCTGTGCCTGGCACCCACTGCCCAGCCAGAGCACCATGTGCCTGCCTGGCCTCCTCccactgtgcccctcccccagtcgGGAGAACCTGGGGAGAGTTTCAGGGCAAATGGCAGCCCCAGGCTTGGGCCGGACCGGGGCTGGAGGGTCAGGGAGCTGGTCATCGGCTTGGCCAAAGCCGGGCCTGGGAAAAGGGCCCAAGTCGCCCTGTTTGGGGAGCCTTAGGGTCTGTCTGATGAGCATTCCTGAAATGCCCACTGcatgccaggctctgggcacaCAGGTGGCCGGTCCCTGCCCCTGGGAGCTTGAGGTCCAGTGCTCACCATTCCCTGACGATGGCGAGGCTGAGGGGGCACCTGGGAGCTggacccccaccccagccccatgtCATGCCCCCCAGCAGCCTCTTTCCCTGGGTGAGCTGTAGGCCACAGAACAGGAGGGACCACTGCCTGGTCCCTGGAGAGCAGGTTCAGAGGCCCCTGGTCCCACCTCTGCATGCCCACCCGCCCTCCTCACCCGCTGGCCCAGTCCAGACCAGGAGGCCTGGCGTGGCGGTTGCTGGAGGGCTCGGTGTCCACAGCGGGCAGGGACTGTGCCCGACACCCCAGTCTGGGCCGTGCCCACCCCGTGTCCCTCGGCGCCGGCCTCCCAGAAGGGCAGACAGGGCTGGTGGGAAGAGGGGGAGACAAAGACCCCAAAGAGCAGAGCTGGAGGCCACACGGGCACCTGTGTCACATGGGCCGCAGCTCAGAGCTGGCAGGGCCCCAGAGAGCCCCCTGCACGCCTGGCCCCGTGTCCCCCAgatggaaaggagggcctctgctCTGGGGTGTGGGCAGGCCGGGCTCCTTAGAGGCCCCGTCTCAGGGCTTCTGGGGAAGAAAGGGTCCTTCCAGCAGAGCTGAGCATCCCAGGGACCACGCCAGGACCTCTCAAGGGATCAAAGGGCCGAGGCCACAGAGCAGGCCAGCCCCACCCCCGGCTGGCTCCTTACGCGGGAGAGGGCGGTGGGGAACGGAGGGCTACCGTCTCGACGCATTTGGTTTTGCTAAAATGTTTA carries:
- the C8G gene encoding complement component C8 gamma chain — encoded protein: MLTPRTASLLTLLLAVGSLGQRAQRPPRPPSPISTIQPKANFDTQQFSGTWFLVAVASSCRSLQEQGHRAEATTLHVTPQGAAMAVSTFRKLDGICWQVRQLYGDTGLPGRFLLQARGARGAVDVVVGETDYRGFAIVYLERARQLSVKLYARSLPVSESFLSVFEQRVQGANLTEDHILFFPKYGFCEAADQFHVLDEAKR